From a region of the Archocentrus centrarchus isolate MPI-CPG fArcCen1 chromosome 18, fArcCen1, whole genome shotgun sequence genome:
- the LOC115796784 gene encoding uncharacterized protein LOC115796784, with protein sequence MICRILLLLILTSCVSGSFVVNVTQTSYQAEENHNITLEWTFTTNPGRSIKSLNILCDLIADRKLSVLYHVREGVEVSESHAERFSGRVQSDKDALREGRIRLQVSRLRTDDSGLYLCEVNTDDGFGINRCELNVTGVKDCCKSERKPKPSSTQSRGRIGLYSGLTAVLLLVLSFLFIRLSKKGFLIQQTQNPPASVISNVNETAGLQSTK encoded by the exons atgatctgcaggatcctgctgctcctcatcctcacctcatGTGTCTCTG GATCATTTGTAGTCAATGTGACACAGACCTCCTATCAGGCAGAGGAGAACCACAACATCACACTGGAGTGGACGTTCACCACCAACCCTGGCAGATCCATCAAATCTCTCAACATCCTCTGTGACCTCATAGCTGATCGTAAACTCTCAGTCCTGTATCATGTTCGTGAAGGTGTTGAAGTGTCAGAGTCTCACGCTGAAAGGTTCTCAGGACGAGTCCAGAGTGACAAAGACGCCCTCAGAGAAGGACGAATCAGACTTCAAGTGTCCAGACTCAGGACTGATGACTCGGGTCTGTACCTGTGTGAGGTCAACACTGATGATGGCTTTGGCATTAACAGATGTGAACTAAATGTAACTG GAGTGAAGGATTGCTGTAAATCTGAGAGAAAACCTAAGCCATCAAGCACACAAAGTCGAGGAAGGATCGGCCTCTACTCCGGACTGACTGCAGTGCTGCTGCTCGtcttatcatttttatttattcgtCTGTCTAAAAAAGGATTTCTGattcaacaaacacaaaatcctCCAGCATCAGTGATCAGCAATGTAAATGAGACTGCTGGACTCCAAAGCACAAAATGA
- the LOC115796785 gene encoding uncharacterized protein LOC115796785, which yields MIRILLFFSLTSSVWTFGVENVYEADEDGNITFIWDSQLQTDVSLSTLICSFQSKPPKVLFVIKKGVEAPKSQHEQFTGRVQSDKDALRGGRIKLQLFRVTAGDAGNYSCDLMIWKLLTSVTFIVDVTSHSESSIYVSPNTPKYEPGPTKAAAKQRERRLDMMLAYAQAVIILTAAVLFFLWGLWEAVTVEAEIRRCYRSTPGQMFPY from the exons atgatcCGCATCCTTCTGTTTTTCAGCCTGACCTCCTCTGTCT GGACATTTGGTGTGGAAAATGTCTATGAGGCAGACGAGGATGGTAACATCACTTTCATATGGGACAGTCAGCTCCAAACTGATGTGTCTCTCTCCACTTTAATTTGTTCTTTCCAGTCCAAACCTCCAAAGGTTTTATTTGTAATCAAAAAAGGTGTTGAAGCACCAAAGTCTCAGCACGAGCAGTTTACAGGACGGGTTCAGAGTGACAAAGATGCTCTGAGAGGAGGACGGATCAAACTTCAGCTGTTCAGAGTCACAGCTGGAGATGCAGGAAACTACAGCTGTGATCTGATGATCTGGAAGCTCCTGACCTCTG TAACTTTTATCGTGGATGTGACCTCTCATAGTGAGAGCAGCATTTATGTGTCTCCAAACACACCAAAATATGAACCAGGACCTACTAAAG CTGCAGCTAAACAAAGAGAACGACGACTGGACATGATGCTCGCCTACGCTCAGGCAGTTATAATACTGACAGCAGCAGTTTTATTCTTTCTGTGGGGACTGTGGGAGGCTGTTACTGTCGAGGCTGAAATAAGAAGG TGTTACAGATCAACACCTGGACAGATGTTCCCTTATTGA